From the genome of Adhaeribacter pallidiroseus:
AAAACCTTGGACGAAGTTTCTGCAGCTGATTACGATGCTCTTTTGCTACCCGGTGGCGTGATGAACCCCGATAAACTGCGTGCTAACGCAACTGCTGTAAGTTTTGTAAAAGCATTTTTAACCGCAGGTAAACCGGTTGCCGCTATTTGCCATGGCCCCTGGACATTAATAGAAACCGGTTTGTTAGCCGGTAAAACCATGACGAGCTATGCCTCTATTCAAACAGATTTAAAAAATGCGGGTGTGAATTGGGTAGATCAGGAAGTTGTGGTGGATTCTAATTTAATTACGAGTCGCAAACCCGATGATATTCCGGCGTTTAACAAACAAATAATTGAATCGTTTGCGCTAACGGCCACAACTGCTTAATTTTTAAATTTTTATTTTTCCAGAGAAGCAATTCTTAGCAAAATTGAAGGTGAAGCAATCGTGGCCTTGCGAATTAAGAGAAAATATGTAGTTTTATTCTTGAAAACGGGGTGTTAGCTCAGTTGGTTTAGAGCGCTACCTTGACAGGGTAGAGGTCACTGGTTCGAACCCAGTACGCCTCACTTAATTCGGTAAAAGCATCCTCTTGGGGATGCTTTTTTTTACTTTTATCTTCCTTGCTAACGCAAACTCCAAGTACTTCCAAAAGAAATTATTACGGGAATTAACCTGTATTGCCATCGGTACTAAAATAACCAACCCTTGAACAGCGCAATTTATTTAAACTAAAAAGCCGAAACAGAACTACTCCGGAGAGTACGGACTGCCTCGGCTTTTAAAGAACTTTATTTTGGTTTCTACTGGCTAAAAATTTAATTTTTAAAATTTTTGATGAATTGGCTGCAAATACAAGTCTTCTTTTTTAAAAGCAAAATGATCGGCGGTATTCACCTGACCGAAAATATCCAAGGTCAGGCATTTAAATTCGGCCTGTTCCTCCGCTTCTTGAAAGGCGGGATGTAGGGCTGTTTCGTACAAATAAACTTTATCTGTATTGCGGTGCCGAACTATACAAAACTTATTTAAATCTATATTGGCTAGGCTCATAAAAGTAGATTTATAGTTAATTTCTAAAGTAAACAGGTGTTATGTTTACTTTCGGGCGGTAAGCGTAATGGGTGAAGATTTGGCGTTTAATGCAATAGCTAATAGTACTAAATTACAATTTTAGGTGAATAGAGAATGCTGCCTTTACAGGCCTGAGGTGGCGGTTTAATATCAGAGATTTAAAAAAATGCCTGATTTACGTGGTGTAAAACGTTTTTGCAATTCGTAAAAATTTCCAACTGCTATTTTCCGGTATTTCGGTAATAGTATAATATTCACGAAGAGTAACTTATACGGCAACTACAAGATAAGGTCATTCATTAACGGAAGTATTTTATAAAAATTGGCTTTGTAGCGGTAGAAAGCTAATACGTAGAAGATAATTCTTGGATAGTGGAACAGCAGCGCACCTATTTATACCGGAGGGTGTGTCAGAATTTTAAGAAACAGAACGTTTACTTCGGGTGTAACTTATTGCTAAGAATACCCGTGATAGTGGAAAATATCTGGTATCCCGGTCTTTCTCCTGGAAAGTTTTCGCAGGTGAACTCTGTTAAAAAACACGAGTTAAAACAATAAACGCATCCAGCTTATTAGCCGCACATCAACTTTTATATCAGGTAGCAAATGGTGAACAATTTTTCTGTTCACCATTTGCTACCTGATATAACTTTTATTCCTTGGTATACCAGCTAATTTTATTTACATGCAAGTAATTCTAAGCAAGTTAAGAGGAGTGCTGGTCCTTGTTGTATTAACGGGATGAAGCTAATTTTTAAAAAATCAGCTTATTTGTAACTCATCGGGAGTTGTACCGCGAAAAGCATCTATTTTGTCGATTTTTTTTAGTTTTACCGGTTTGCCGGTTTTGGCCGATTCGTAAATGGCTTCCATAATAACATGGTCCTGCAAACCTTCTTCGCCGGGAGTATAAGGTTTCTTGTTTTCGGTTACACAACGCGCCATATGGTCTATTTCCAGAGCAAACTGGTTTTTATCGCCGGCACTCGGGTTTATTTTTACTTCCATACCGTCTTGCACTTGCGAGCCTTCCATGCGCAAACCGTGGTAGCTAAAGGCCGGATCTAAGCCAAAATAACCGCCTTTATCCGCGTGGCACCGGTACCTTTTCGATTCGTGCACGCCGTAGCTGGTTGTGCAGTTGGCCAGGGCGCCGCTCGGAAACTGCAACTGAAAAAATACGGTTTCTTCTACTTCTTTGAATCGCGGATCGTTCGGAGTATTAAATAAAGTGGCATTCACCTGCACCGGTTCTTCGCCGAGTAAATACCGAGCCGTGTTTAAGCAATAAAGGCCAATATCAGGTAACGATCCGCCACCAGCTAAAGCTTTTTTCAGTCGCCATTGGCCGGGCTCGCCTTGGTTTTGCGTATTAATAGCATCAATTATTTTTACAGTTCCCATTTTTTTGTTGCGGGTCCACTCTTTCGCTTTCTGATTATTGGGCTCGTACTGGATGCGATAGGCAATCATTAACTTTTTGCCGGCCTTTTCGCAGGCATTAATCATGCGCTGCGCCGACTCCGAATTAACCGACATGGGCTTTTCGCATAACACGTGCTTGCCCGCATTGGCCGAACGTACCGTAAATTCTTCGTGCATGGAGTTGGGCAACACAATGTAAACTACCTGCACGTCGGGGTTATTTTTAATGTTATCGAAATTCTGGTAATTGTAAATGCCTTTGTCCGGGATACCGTACTGCTTAGCTACTTTTTGGGCTTTCTCGGGGTTGCCGCTTACCAGGGCCGTTACTTTGGCGTATTTGCAGTTACCAAATGCCGGTAGCAACTCGCCTAAAGTAAGGTTTCCTAAACCCACCAGGGCAAATCCCACCCGTTTGTCGGGGGCTTCGGGGGCCGGGAAAGGTTCTTTCTTTTTCTCCGATGGGTCCGCAATTTCTTTAAGCTCGATAGGCTCGGTAA
Proteins encoded in this window:
- a CDS encoding type 1 glutamine amidotransferase domain-containing protein — translated: MSNKLEGKRIAILAENGFEQSELEKPKQALEEEGATTHVISSKSGKIKAWDEKDWGDKVAVDKTLDEVSAADYDALLLPGGVMNPDKLRANATAVSFVKAFLTAGKPVAAICHGPWTLIETGLLAGKTMTSYASIQTDLKNAGVNWVDQEVVVDSNLITSRKPDDIPAFNKQIIESFALTATTA
- a CDS encoding Gfo/Idh/MocA family protein; the encoded protein is MKDLDNILNTLTEGEDGYTRRTFLANTGKGILAAATLGSLAACDTNAQQKAPTSPTDKDVHANSITEPIELKEIADPSEKKKEPFPAPEAPDKRVGFALVGLGNLTLGELLPAFGNCKYAKVTALVSGNPEKAQKVAKQYGIPDKGIYNYQNFDNIKNNPDVQVVYIVLPNSMHEEFTVRSANAGKHVLCEKPMSVNSESAQRMINACEKAGKKLMIAYRIQYEPNNQKAKEWTRNKKMGTVKIIDAINTQNQGEPGQWRLKKALAGGGSLPDIGLYCLNTARYLLGEEPVQVNATLFNTPNDPRFKEVEETVFFQLQFPSGALANCTTSYGVHESKRYRCHADKGGYFGLDPAFSYHGLRMEGSQVQDGMEVKINPSAGDKNQFALEIDHMARCVTENKKPYTPGEEGLQDHVIMEAIYESAKTGKPVKLKKIDKIDAFRGTTPDELQIS